The Motacilla alba alba isolate MOTALB_02 chromosome 27, Motacilla_alba_V1.0_pri, whole genome shotgun sequence genome includes a window with the following:
- the LOC119712073 gene encoding somatotropin has translation MAPGSWLSPLAIAVITLGLQWPQAAATFPAMPLSSLFANAVLRAQHLHLLAAETYKEFERSYIPEDQRHTNKNSQVAYCYSETIPAPTGKEDAQQKSDMELLRFSLVLIQSWLTPVQYLSKVFTNNLVFGTSDRVYEKLKDLEEGIQALMRELEERSPRGPQVLKPTYEKFELHLRGEDALVKNYGLLSCFKKDLHKVETYLKVMRCRRFGEGNCAL, from the exons ATGGCTCCAg GGTCCTGGCTCTCTCCTCTGGCCATTGCTGTGATCACCCTGGGACTGCAGTGGCCACAGGCAGCCGCCACCTTCCCGGCCATGCCCCTGTCCAGCCTGTTTGCCAACGCTGTGCTGAGGGCTCAGCACCTTCacctcctggctgctgagaCCTACAAGGAGTTT GAACGCAGCTACATCCCAGAGGACCAAAGGCACACCAACAAAAACTCCCAGGTAGCCTACTGCTACTCAGaaaccatccctgctcccacgGGGAAGGAGGATGCCCAGCAGAAATCG GACATGGAGCTCCTCCGGTTTTCCCTGGTTCTCATCCAGTCCTGGCTGACCCCAGTGCAGTACCTGAGCAAGGTGTTCACAAACAACTTGGTTTTTGGCACCTCAGACAGGGTGTATGAAAAGCTAAAGGACTTGGAAGAAGGGATCCAAGCTCTGATGAGG gagctggaggagcggAGCCCGCGGGGTCCGCAGGTGCTCAAACCCACCTACGAGAAATTCGAGCTCCACCTGCGCGGCGAGGACGCGCTGGTCAAGAACTACGGGCTGCTGTCGTGCTTCAAAAAGGACCTGCACAAGGTGGAGACCTACCTGAAGGTGATGAGATGCCGGCGCTTCGGAGAGGGGAACTGCGCCCTCTGA